ATGATAATAGTTATACATGAACTAGCatcaaattgttaaaattaCGGAGTTCAAAATTGTCCTATTTTATAACCTCCACAATATAACCCCTCTGAATAAGTGTTTTTTAGTGGGAAAACCAAAACTGTGATTTTTCGAATCAAACCGTGTCACACGTAGTATTTTCATGTAAGGATTTCAAGTGTACTTGAGGGATCCTGTACGGACAGTGTACTTGAAAAAGTGATATAATGTTCGACAAGTAGTTATGTCAGTTTTTATCCTGTGATATcttcaaaatatactttttagtATGTTAAGAAAAtcgttaatatattttaaaatattaaaagtagtgTAGTTTAAAGATATAATAGAAGGAATAATATCAAAAGCTCAATCCGAATCCAAATTCACTGccaacatgaaaaaaaaaaatcgtccCATTGTCAGGTGAATGTGGTGGCTAGTCCACATGATTCTTTGaatcttaaaaagtaaaatcaacatatttaaaataaaaatatataaaaaaataaactaggtaaaattttttaaatgaaataataattaaaatgaatactTGAACTATAATATATTAGATATAGGATATActaataatagataaataaagtttaacataaaaagtaaatcatgtataaataaaattaaataaaaaattatctaaatgaGTATATTCactgtataaatattttctgtATTGATGAAAAGtcaatatatgttttgatgatgtGGATACttgtaaaaatttagaaatattaacAGATTATAAGGTCTCTGttagttagtttgttttgttttttttctcgtaatttgatatatatatatatatatatatatatatatatatatatatgcattaatgttaaatttattagtATAATAGAATGATTCTTAGTACTCATTTAAAACTTGTCAGAAGATAAGTTAGGCAAAGaatcaaaattgaatttggatttAAATAgcaatataattgattaaagtaggtatttattgataaataaaaatttactaatatttgtaaataattcattattttaaaatatttattattcatttaggttaatcgattattttaaaatgttgacGTAGTGTATCCAAAtagtcaaattttatttaagtctattataaatatttacaacaatataattgatttaagtTAACTAATAATtgactaaatatgtttttaatttgtaaattggGAACTTCAAAATATACAAGATGCATTACAGTCAGcattaattactttgaaaaatgcttcaaaagtaatttttctatatttctttGAGTATAATTATTGTGCATCAAAGTTTTTTAAAGAAACTATATATCTTTATAAAGGAGTTTAGAGggacatataaaagaaaaagtgtagaaaaaaaattatctttcttaTTTCACATGTtacttttgataatttatttttaagattgttTACTTGAGTGATATTCTCAAGTGGTCAATATTGAGAAGTTGTGTTTTAAGAATGCAAGTATTTGATAGTGAAAATCCAAACCCTGATTGTTTGGATAATTAAATGTAAGTTTGTGATGCAACGAGtatcaaattttgaataatttttttcttcaatttttttttttatgttgataatcaaaataaaatatatcatttgtgtgtgtgtgtatatatatatatatatatgattttaaaaattagatacAAAACAATTACACATTCCATATGCACGATATGTGATCCATATTAAGAAAATAGTAATtgcaattaaataaattttctcattattttatatcaaatcacatttacaatttttttaattataaaatagatatttacatcctttatgtttttaataaaaccaCATTTGTTATTACTTCTAAATAAGCATTCATTTTTATAGCGTTTTTAATAAATACGCTCATATTCTTTATATTAATCACCTGTTTTATTtcacttataaaaaatatttttttattataaataattctttaatttttttaattttatttttcatactttgttattcaagttttaaactaataaatatttataattaaaataacgaAAACAATGTCCTTTTCTATTGAAAGAACAACGTATCATTTATTGCAACACAAACAACAGAAACATAAGAAAAATGTAGATcgtttcttaaaaatataataaatgtgaatatctatttaaaaattataaataatataaatgttcttttattgaaaagtacgataaaaatgaatatttattttaaaattagagaatATACAGTATGATTTAATACAATTTTGAAGAAGTTATATTAACAATTTGAAGCACTTGTAACGCCGAAAATTAAAACATGACTTAGCGTTTTGGTATATACGTAACTTAAGTATACTAAAGTATATTTGTTAcgtattttctatattttttaaaagtaaaattgagtTTTCACGTGATAATGTACATAATGAttataaatatctaaataaaactttgattcgaaataaaaaaaaagataaaacaacaCCACACCTATCTATAGAAccacttaaatataaaatattttgaaataattatttgaattaccTTCTTTATTTGAGGAAACAATTACGTGATTTAATCCATGACTCGTGACTGACTAAAATATTACccataataaagaatatattgGGAATAAAATAATGATGGCGTGGATATTGGAGATTAGTTTTTGCCGCAGTtagtttttatctttaaaaagaaaaatagtattatttgttgaaaaagaaaaaccataaTTACAGGGAAAGGTATTTcaagagaaaatattgaaatatagtTCTTACCAAAAAGAGGATTTTGCAACAATCAATATCAGTCTACATCCTCTGTGAAGGAGAGTAGTGGAGAAGACGTTCATTCAATCAATTTGTTTAATGGTGGAGAACACATGCATCTATtccttcttttctcttattctctcttctGCATTCTCTTCTCCACAAAATTCACACCTTTAACGATTTTCTACCCTAATGGATTCAAAACCAGAACAACCTCGTAAAAGGAAACACAAGCTGcctcaaaaatcaatttttctatacttctccttcttcctcttcatcttcttcttctgctcCTCACACCACTCCTTTTACTCTCACCCTTCCCTTCCTTCATCCACTCTCACCCTCCCCACACCCCTCCACGTCCACCACCGTATTCTCTTCCCCGATCACCTCCTTCTCATGCTCTCCAACACCAAAATTATCCCTTCTCACCTACTCCACTGCGTCTACTTCCTCAACGCCTCACCCAATCCGCTTCTGCTCCCGCTTCTCTCCACCGACCGCTACGATGAATTCCGCTCCATAGCGCGCTGTCCACTTCCCCCTACAAATTTCTCCGCCGTCGATTTGACATGGCGCGGCATGGACCATCACCGCCCGGTGAGAACCACCCCTCACAATTGGGAGAAGTTAGTGTACGAGGCCATACTCGACAACGACACCGTGGTGGTGTTCGCCAAAGGGCTAAACCTCCGTCCCCACAGGGTTTCCGACGCGACCTTATTCCGGTGTCACTTTGGGCTTCCAAACGGTGCGTTTTTGTTAACCACGAAGGCGGTCTCGGCGGCTCAGGAAGTTGTGCGGTGTTCGTTGCCGCAGAGTATTGGGAACAGCCCCGAGAAGGGTCGAGGAATGAGCGTGAGCGTGAGTCACGTGCGGGGCAAGGGTGTGATACCCTCCGTGGCGAGAATCGGCGGGTGTGAGAAAACGGGCGGAGTGAAGGAGAAGAAGACGTTGGAACTGTGCGCGTGCACGATGGTGTGGAACCAGGCACGTGCGATGCGGGAGTGGGTTATGTACCACGCGTGGCTGGGCGTGGAGCGGTGGTTCATTTACGACAACAACAGTGACGATGAGATCGATGAAGTGGTAAGAGAGCTTGAGGATAAAGGTTACGATATCAGGAGAGTGATATGGCCTTGGGTTAAAAGCCAAGAAGCAGGGTTTTCTCATTGTGTGGTGAGGGCGAAAGAGGAATGCAAGTGGGTGGGGTTCTTGGACGTTGATGAGTTTTTCTACATGAACGAAATGCGACGGAATGGTCTGAGATCAATGGTTGGAAATTTCTCGTCTTGGAAATCGGTTGCGGAGATTAGGACAGGGTGTCATAATTTCGGTCCGTCCGGATTAACGACGCACCCTAACAGAGGAGTGGGAGTAGGGTACACCTGCAGGCTTAGGAGTCCCGAAAGGCACAAGTCAATTGTGCGGCCTGATTTGGTTGATGTTAGTCTTCTGAATGTGGTGCATCATTTTGAGTTAAGGGAAGGGTTTGAAGCCATAAACGTTCCTGTCTCCGTTGCGGTTATAAATCACTATAAGTATCAAGTGTGGGAGACGTTTAAGGCTAAGTTCTTGAGAAGGGTTGCTACCTATGTGGTGGATTGGAAGGAGGAAGTGAACATTGGATCGAAGGACAGGGTCCCTGGACTCGGAACCCAACCTATTGAACCAGGTGATTGGGGGTTCAGATTTTGTGAGGTTTGGGACACTCGTCTCAGGGACTTTCTTCTCTCTAATTTTTCTCATCCCCAAACACGACTCTTCCCCTGGGAAACCCCTTCTCCATAGTCTCTACAccttttttctcattttcttaattattcttaCAGGATCATCACACGTCGAATATAAGATTAGATTAGTGGATAACCACTTTCTGAATTCAATCATACCATACACACGGAGCTTATAAAAGCTCACTTGTAcacattttcatatattaagCACCCTTGTAGAAATTGTACACGTATGATTGTGTATATATAAAGGAGAAAGGATGAatgcatattttttatatttattacatattttttattttattttattttatttctgaaaaaagaatataaaattacattatcctattattattttatttttttaagttcaaatgaatataaatatataaatatatgtgatTTCGCTACTCAATTTAAACATATCCAGCATGTCTTTTAGTAGCGTTTAATGATGTATGTCTATTTGGACGACGTGTCTTTGGGGACCTACAAATTGGCCCTTGGAAACGAAAAGGCCACTCAGTACTAACCTTAATCGCAGCAGCTGTctaattttgtgaaattatactttgtttttattttaaattttgatataatttatttattaaattttaaaaataaattaatatagttttttatttagtggtattcatattttctttaaatgatATAGTTGATGTTTGaactatttatataattcaataaaaaatattaatttaaaatatcaattcatacttaaaaattaagttaattttttaaaatttaatatttaaaatgtattgataaattttaattttacgtCTAAACTTAAATAGCACAAATGCAGaagaaacttatattttaatgttttatttaagttGTTGCATATCTCTAATGagaatattttaaagtatagGTACCAGtataagtatattaaaatttaaaaaacaaaaattacccttctttattttttttttcatcatttcaatggtaatacttttaaaagtttgaaaaatacgCATGTAGTGTAGAAAATAATGACAATGAAATACTTTAATGCAACAGAGGAAAtctataacaatttaaaaagaaaactaacatCTCTTATCATTAGAGCAAATATTAGAACTGTCCCTTTACTCAAGATTTGAATATAGACAACAACATCCTAACCAATTAGTTAACATTACAGCTTCCTATCgtttatatatgatattttaaaattatcagttgcttttattatttttttaatttaattttatattacaaatagatttttttaattttttaaaaatagttaaaatatctTCTATCACTCTGAGATTTTGAAACCCCCTGAAAGGGATGTGCTGGAAGGTAATGTAAtgtaaattgtaataatataattatattttacttattgaaaagaaaaaaatttaagccGCAAATTAGCGCAGCAAGAACCACAGAATTATCAGAATCGTAAACAATATGATGACTCAGTTTGTTTGAGCGTGTGATGATGCCAAATAAGATCAGATTTTGTTTGGTTCATGGTTAAGCAAGGTTTTTCATGTGCTTTTAGGatgttttcattataaaatccaaaatgaaaaatatatggTGTGAAGTTAAGACGTCCCTGACCAGTGAGGTGAGAAGATTGGTCTGTAACAATGTTCCAGAAAATCAAATGTTGATAAGTCAGAATCAGGGATAATTTCTCAAGCTGTATTCAAATGGTCACAAATTTTTCTGTGCTTGTTCATTCTCACATGAAAGTGTGATTTCACATTCCTTTGGCAACAAGACTTTGAATCCCAAAAGTAAACCTGCAATAAAGAAAACCAATAAACACATTGAGATTTCGTAGGTCTGTATGTCCTCTAAATAGCTCCATCACTCTTTCTCTAAGACTCCTCAAATCAATTCTGCAAGTTAACACACTTCAATTTCTAAGCAAAAatgcatttcaattttattttttggacaTAAAGTGGGATGTGATTCAACTCCGATAGAACCTTTGGGTCAAGAAATCCATCACCACATAAAGAAACTTCTCGTACTTTTCTTCGTTATCTGGAAATGCATTCTTCACGTTCCTCAGATACGTTAAGGCCCTCATCTTGGTCTCTGCTCATGCTGCAACAGCCAAACAAA
This genomic stretch from Vigna radiata var. radiata cultivar VC1973A chromosome 7, Vradiata_ver6, whole genome shotgun sequence harbors:
- the LOC106767267 gene encoding glycosyltransferase family 92 protein RCOM_0530710, giving the protein MDSKPEQPRKRKHKLPQKSIFLYFSFFLFIFFFCSSHHSFYSHPSLPSSTLTLPTPLHVHHRILFPDHLLLMLSNTKIIPSHLLHCVYFLNASPNPLLLPLLSTDRYDEFRSIARCPLPPTNFSAVDLTWRGMDHHRPVRTTPHNWEKLVYEAILDNDTVVVFAKGLNLRPHRVSDATLFRCHFGLPNGAFLLTTKAVSAAQEVVRCSLPQSIGNSPEKGRGMSVSVSHVRGKGVIPSVARIGGCEKTGGVKEKKTLELCACTMVWNQARAMREWVMYHAWLGVERWFIYDNNSDDEIDEVVRELEDKGYDIRRVIWPWVKSQEAGFSHCVVRAKEECKWVGFLDVDEFFYMNEMRRNGLRSMVGNFSSWKSVAEIRTGCHNFGPSGLTTHPNRGVGVGYTCRLRSPERHKSIVRPDLVDVSLLNVVHHFELREGFEAINVPVSVAVINHYKYQVWETFKAKFLRRVATYVVDWKEEVNIGSKDRVPGLGTQPIEPGDWGFRFCEVWDTRLRDFLLSNFSHPQTRLFPWETPSP